In one window of Ignavibacteriota bacterium DNA:
- a CDS encoding NAD(P)-binding domain-containing protein, with amino-acid sequence MESFFIFLVFVILVFATVIPYMRVVKRKEAKAREAAGLGALHSSGPRAQHPRIDISQCIGCGACVDACPEGDVLGVIAGKAAIINGHKCIGHSLCADACPVGAITIVMASPSIGADMPQLTEEFETNVPGMYIIGELGGLALVKNAVNQGRDCIDGIHRRLESTGRTGGADVADVCIVGAGPGGISASLRAIENKLSYVTLEQDELGGTVAKYPRQKLVMTSPVEFPLHGKFRKLELSKEELLAFWHEVAAKSGLEVRTQERVETIHRDDAGIFTIRSIKGEFRARTVVLALGRRGTPRTLGVPGEQLPKVMYSLIEADAYTHARILIVGGGDSAVEAAMGLAHQKGNQVTLSYRKDAFSRIKERNTQRIKECMDNGTVRVLFESAPVEITETAVLLDINGRPETLDNDYVWIFAGGIPPNDFLTSVGIVLGPRDMTREAQNALL; translated from the coding sequence ATGGAAAGCTTCTTCATTTTTCTCGTTTTTGTGATTTTGGTTTTTGCCACAGTCATCCCGTATATGCGGGTGGTGAAACGCAAGGAGGCCAAGGCGCGAGAGGCAGCCGGTCTCGGAGCGCTGCACAGCAGCGGACCCCGCGCGCAGCACCCGCGCATCGATATCAGTCAATGTATCGGCTGCGGCGCCTGTGTGGACGCCTGCCCCGAGGGTGATGTGCTGGGTGTGATCGCGGGCAAGGCCGCCATCATAAACGGTCACAAGTGTATCGGGCACAGTCTCTGCGCGGACGCCTGCCCGGTCGGCGCCATCACCATCGTCATGGCGTCGCCCAGCATCGGCGCCGATATGCCGCAGCTCACGGAGGAATTCGAGACCAATGTTCCCGGTATGTATATCATCGGCGAACTCGGCGGTCTCGCCCTTGTGAAAAATGCGGTGAATCAGGGCCGCGACTGTATCGACGGCATACATCGTCGGCTCGAGAGTACAGGTCGGACGGGCGGTGCGGACGTCGCCGATGTGTGTATTGTCGGAGCCGGACCGGGAGGTATCTCGGCCTCTCTCCGCGCCATCGAAAATAAACTCTCGTATGTCACGCTCGAACAGGACGAGCTGGGCGGCACTGTTGCCAAGTATCCACGGCAGAAGCTCGTGATGACGAGTCCCGTCGAATTTCCCCTGCACGGCAAATTCCGCAAGCTGGAGCTGAGCAAGGAGGAACTTCTCGCGTTCTGGCATGAGGTCGCCGCGAAGTCGGGTCTCGAGGTGCGCACACAGGAGCGTGTCGAAACGATACACCGCGACGACGCGGGCATCTTTACCATCCGCAGCATAAAGGGCGAATTCCGCGCGCGCACCGTGGTTCTGGCACTGGGCCGCCGCGGTACGCCGCGCACACTCGGCGTCCCGGGTGAGCAGCTTCCGAAAGTGATGTACAGTCTCATCGAGGCCGACGCGTACACACATGCGCGCATCCTCATCGTCGGCGGAGGTGATTCCGCCGTCGAGGCGGCCATGGGGCTCGCACATCAAAAGGGGAATCAGGTCACACTCTCGTACCGGAAGGACGCATTTTCGCGCATCAAAGAAAGAAACACGCAGAGGATCAAGGAGTGTATGGATAACGGGACGGTGCGTGTGCTCTTCGAGTCCGCCCCGGTCGAAATCACCGAAACAGCCGTGCTTCTCGACATCAACGGGCGGCCAGAAACGCTGGACAACGACTATGTGTGGATTTTTGCCGGCGGTATTCCGCCCAACGACTTCCTCACCAGCGTCGGCATCGTACTCGGACCGCGCGACATGACCAGGGAAGCCCAGAACGCATTGCTTTAA